Proteins from a genomic interval of Diaphorobacter sp. HDW4A:
- a CDS encoding amino acid ABC transporter substrate-binding protein has translation MKKIAAVALLALGAALVGCSKNETPAPSAAPAPAPAPAAITKIVVGLDDSFPPMGFRDEKNELVGFDIDMAREAAKRMGVEAEFKPIDWSAKEAELSGKRVDALWNGLTITDERKEKIGFTSPYMENHQIIVVAAKSAINNKSDMSGKVVGAQEGSSAVDAVKKDDAVFKSFKEFKTFGDNVTALMDLSAGRLEAVVVDEVVGRYYVAKKPDEYRVLEENFGTEDYGVGVRKDDTALLEKLNKAMGEMKTDGTAAKIATQWFGKDIIK, from the coding sequence ATGAAAAAGATTGCCGCTGTTGCGCTCCTCGCTTTGGGTGCCGCTCTGGTTGGATGCAGCAAAAACGAAACTCCAGCGCCGTCGGCTGCACCCGCACCCGCACCGGCTCCTGCAGCGATTACCAAGATCGTCGTGGGTCTGGACGACAGCTTCCCGCCCATGGGGTTCCGTGACGAGAAGAACGAGCTCGTGGGCTTTGACATCGACATGGCCCGCGAAGCCGCCAAGCGCATGGGCGTCGAGGCTGAGTTCAAGCCGATCGACTGGAGCGCCAAGGAAGCGGAACTGTCCGGCAAGCGCGTGGACGCGCTGTGGAATGGCCTGACCATCACCGACGAGCGCAAGGAGAAGATCGGCTTCACCTCGCCGTACATGGAAAACCACCAGATCATCGTCGTGGCCGCAAAGTCCGCGATCAACAACAAGTCCGACATGTCCGGCAAGGTGGTGGGTGCGCAGGAAGGCTCTTCCGCTGTGGACGCCGTCAAGAAGGACGATGCCGTGTTCAAGTCGTTCAAGGAGTTCAAGACCTTCGGCGACAACGTGACCGCGCTGATGGACCTGTCCGCAGGCCGTCTGGAAGCCGTGGTGGTCGACGAAGTGGTGGGCCGTTACTACGTGGCCAAAAAGCCTGACGAGTACCGCGTGCTCGAAGAGAACTTCGGCACCGAAGACTACGGCGTGGGCGTTCGTAAGGACGACACCGCTCTGTTGGAAAAGCTGAACAAAGCCATGGGCGAGATGAAGACTGACGGCACTGCCGCCAAGATCGCCACCCAGTGGTTCGGCAAGGACATCATCAAGTAA
- a CDS encoding copper chaperone PCu(A)C → MRTLHSTIALMTLALASTLSHAEVKIDDVWVRATVPQQKSTGAFMRITSTEPTTLVGVHTSAAPVSEVHEMKMEDNVMKMRKVDAGIAIQPGKALELKPGAFHVMLMDLPSAMTAGSHVPLTLVFKDAAGKESTINVHAQVRALNAAAPAKMDHGQHKH, encoded by the coding sequence ATGCGCACCTTGCACTCCACCATTGCCCTCATGACGCTCGCTCTCGCGAGCACTCTCAGCCACGCCGAAGTCAAGATCGATGACGTCTGGGTACGCGCCACCGTGCCGCAGCAGAAATCCACCGGAGCGTTCATGCGCATCACCAGCACCGAGCCCACCACGCTTGTCGGCGTACACACCAGTGCGGCGCCCGTGTCCGAAGTGCACGAGATGAAGATGGAAGACAACGTGATGAAGATGCGCAAGGTCGATGCAGGCATCGCCATCCAGCCAGGCAAGGCTCTGGAGCTCAAGCCCGGCGCCTTCCATGTGATGCTCATGGACCTGCCCTCTGCCATGACGGCTGGCAGTCACGTGCCGCTCACGCTGGTGTTCAAGGACGCTGCGGGCAAGGAGTCGACCATCAACGTGCACGCTCAGGTGCGCGCGCTGAACGCCGCAGCACCGGCCAAGATGGATCACGGTCAGCACAAGCACTGA
- a CDS encoding multidrug effflux MFS transporter, with amino-acid sequence MSPQAEKQWNSPRWALAILLALLGMLGPFSIDTYLPAFPAIAGSLNATPVELQQTLSAYLFAFAFMTLFHGSLSDSFGRRPVVLWGIVVYTIASAGCALSQSIGQLIAFRALQGLSAGAGIVVSRAVIRDLFPPAEAQRVMSQVTIFFGIAPAIAPIVGGFFSVYLGWHSVFWFLTGVGIFLWIANYRLLPESLPKKDRQPFDIVNLMRGYWELGTSPRFLLLALASGVPFNGMFLYVLSAPAFLGDLLHLGPTEYFWFFMLTISGIMGGAWLSGRLAGRIPPKRQIRHGFVIMFAVAIVNLALNLLLPPHASWAMFPLAIFSFGWALMVPVVTLLVLDLYPQRRGMASSMQAFVGSTANGLVAGVLAPLVMHSAIGLAATSLVLMCVGLIAWIYFHHRWPEVGKTSHVH; translated from the coding sequence ATGTCACCACAAGCCGAAAAACAATGGAATTCCCCGCGCTGGGCACTTGCCATCCTGCTCGCGCTGCTCGGCATGCTCGGGCCGTTTTCCATTGACACCTATCTGCCCGCATTCCCCGCCATCGCAGGCTCGCTCAATGCGACGCCCGTGGAGCTGCAGCAGACGCTTTCGGCCTACCTCTTCGCATTCGCGTTCATGACGCTGTTCCATGGCTCGCTCTCCGACAGCTTCGGGCGCAGGCCCGTGGTGCTCTGGGGCATCGTGGTCTACACCATCGCGTCGGCTGGCTGCGCGCTCTCACAATCCATCGGCCAGCTCATCGCCTTCCGCGCCCTGCAGGGCCTGTCCGCAGGTGCAGGCATTGTTGTCTCGCGCGCCGTCATCCGCGACCTGTTCCCGCCCGCCGAAGCCCAGCGCGTGATGAGCCAGGTGACCATCTTCTTCGGCATCGCACCCGCCATCGCACCCATCGTCGGCGGCTTCTTCTCGGTTTATCTCGGCTGGCACAGCGTGTTCTGGTTCCTGACCGGCGTGGGCATTTTCCTGTGGATCGCCAACTACCGCCTGCTGCCCGAATCCCTGCCAAAAAAAGACCGCCAGCCCTTCGACATCGTGAATCTGATGCGCGGCTACTGGGAGCTTGGCACCAGTCCCCGCTTCCTGTTGCTGGCGCTGGCCAGCGGCGTGCCATTCAACGGCATGTTCCTCTACGTGCTATCGGCCCCTGCATTCCTCGGCGACCTCCTGCACTTAGGCCCCACGGAATACTTCTGGTTCTTCATGCTCACCATCTCCGGAATCATGGGCGGAGCCTGGCTGAGCGGCCGCCTTGCCGGCCGCATCCCGCCCAAACGCCAGATCCGCCATGGCTTCGTGATCATGTTCGCCGTAGCCATCGTGAATTTGGCGCTCAACCTGCTCCTGCCACCCCACGCCTCCTGGGCCATGTTCCCGCTGGCGATCTTCTCGTTCGGCTGGGCGTTGATGGTCCCGGTCGTCACCCTGCTGGTGCTCGACCTCTACCCTCAGCGCCGGGGTATGGCTTCGTCAATGCAGGCCTTCGTAGGTTCCACAGCGAACGGTCTGGTCGCAGGCGTCCTCGCCCCGCTGGTCATGCACTCCGCCATCGGGCTGGCTGCGACCTCGCTCGTACTCATGTGCGTAGGACTGATCGCCTGGATCTACTTCCACCATCGCTGGCCCGAAGTGGGGAAGACATCGCACGTGCATTGA